Proteins encoded together in one Lathyrus oleraceus cultivar Zhongwan6 chromosome 5, CAAS_Psat_ZW6_1.0, whole genome shotgun sequence window:
- the LOC127084677 gene encoding chaperone protein dnaJ 11, chloroplastic has product MATMLSFTGLSARPLRFSDDCSNSSNRRMVSVRAAAVVVDTRRPASSLYEVLRLQPGASHLEIKSAYRSLAKVYHPDAAAQRLPEYDDSDFIEIRKAYETLSDPSARAVYDMSLMAAECERNRQFSASVTPQKRYSRYIRWETDQCW; this is encoded by the coding sequence ATGGCGACAATGCTCAGTTTCACCGGGCTCTCCGCCCGGCCACTCCGATTCTCCGATGACTGCTCCAATAGCTCAAATCGGCGCATGGTTTCCGTCCGAGCCGCGGCGGTAGTAGTCGACACACGGAGGCCGGCGAGTAGTCTCTACGAAGTTCTACGACTTCAGCCGGGAGCATCTCATTTGGAGATCAAATCGGCTTACCGAAGTCTGGCAAAGGTTTACCATCCCGACGCGGCGGCCCAACGGTTACCGGAGTATGATGACAGCGACTTCATCGAGATCCGTAAAGCTTACGAGACGCTTTCAGATCCGTCAGCGAGAGCAGTTTACGACATGTCGTTGATGGCGGCAGAATGCGAGAGGAATAGGCAGTTTTCGGCTTCGGTGACACCACAGAAACGGTATTCGAGATATATAAGATGGGAAACGGACCAATGCTGGTAG
- the LOC127084678 gene encoding enhancer of mRNA-decapping protein 4: MSNPNQPQPPTPFDMHSFFNPPNPNLNPSPNPIISSQFPPSTPSPPPSSSSSYPPPAGPFPPQPFPHHHNNHNNNYPYDHHNNFPIHHRSLSFPTPPLQPQPIPPPSNPNAGARLMALLSAPPQQQQHQQHQQHQQQQQPVSISVPFSSDYGAAANLPSPSQLVTPSASAASITAANAAAAALIRLPSSKVPKGRHLIGDHVAYDVDVRLPGEVQPQLEVAPITKYGSDPNPILGRQIAVNKSYICYGLKQGNIRVLNIHTAVRSLLRGHTQRVTDLAFFAEDVHLLASVGTDGCVFVWKISEGPDDEDKPQITANIVIAIQIVGEEKVEHPQICWHCHKQEILIVGMGKHVLRIDTTKIGNGEAFVAEDPPKCPLDKLIDGVQLVGTHDGEVTDLSMCQWMTSRLVSASQDGTIKIWEDRKAQPLAILRPHDGHPVFSATFFTAPHQPNHIVLITAGPQNREVKLWVSSNEEGWLLPSNTESWKCTQTLELKSSAGPSLKDAFFNQVAALPYAGLLLLANAQRNAIYAVHLGYGPNPESTHMDYIAEFTVTMPILSFTGTSDILPHGEHIVQVYCVQTLAIQQYALDLAQCLPPPLEHAGLDRLDSNVSRDAVIAEGFASLDSSAGRTSEMPLPSSTPKITMQASSTESGLVARYPLSSGHIEAPISREISSSNSEAKTVTLVPSSSDANIVCVPSPPLPLSPRLSRKLSDFRNPQSNLSDHVGDQALNDYSVERQMDTIHRNLSDQLNSDSKNDENKIKQDDISSVLSPSVVFKQPTHLVTPSEITKASSPSETNMIDRMSELETKIQDVGNAEVEVKVVGEARPNQNDEFGRQGPQQNPVSDGKEKFFCSQASDLGNEVAREFCAIGGETYITEEPGQVDSTGGDSLAQPSNAAEDGLQDLPKDVHEKVSDSSTSAVVPPSPSSNTKGKRQKGKNPQPTGPSSPSPSVCNSTDSSNEPNGISNLPSTENGLPQIMAMQDSLNQLLTMQKEMQKQMTMTVAVPVTKEGRRLEAALGRSMEKAVKSNADALWARIQEENAKNEKLLRDRIQHVTGLITNFTNKDLPAILEKTIKKEMASVGQAVIRSMSPTIEKIISSTIVESFQRGVGDKAVNQLDKSVNSKLEATVARHIQAQFQTTAKQALQDALKSSFETSVVPAFEISCKTMFEQVDATFQKGMAEHSNAVQQRLESGPTSLAMTLRDSINSASSVTQTLSREVLEGQRKLMSLATSRTSSGTLSTLPIQLNNGPLLHEKVEAPLDPTKELSRLISERKYEEAFIAALHRSDVSIVSWLCSQVDLHRLLSMVPLPLSQGVVLSLLQQLACDINNDMSRKIAWMTDVATAINPSDPMITMHVRPIFEQVYQILNHQRSLPTITGADLSSTRLLLHVINSMLTTCK; encoded by the exons ATGTCTAATCCCAATCAACCTCAACCTCCAACTCCTTTCGACATGCACTCTTTCTTCAATCCCCCAAACCCTAACCTTAACCCTAGCCCTAATCCTATCATTTCTTCTCAATTCCCTCCCTCCACCCCTTCACCACCACCGTCTTCTTCCTCCTCTTACCCTCCACCCGCCGGTCCTTTCCCTCCTCAACCTTTCCCTCACCaccacaacaaccacaacaacaactACCCCTACGATCACCATAACAATTTCCCAATCCACCACCGTTCCCTTTCTTTCCCTACTCCCCCTCTTCAACCTCAACCAATCCCTCCACCTTCCAATCCCAACGCCGGTGCCCGTCTAATGGCTCTCCTCAGCGCCCctcctcaacagcaacaacatcaacaacatcaacaacatcaacaacaacaacaacccgTTTCCATCTCTGTTCCATTCTCTTCCGATTACGGTGCTGCTGCTAATTTGCCTTCGCCATCGCAACTGGTTACTCCCTCTGCCTCTGCCGCCTCCATTACAGCCGCCAATGCAGCCGCTGCCGCTCTGATTCGGCTTCCTAGCAGTAAGGTTCCTAAGGGAAGGCACTTGATTGGGGACCATGTTGCGTATGACGTGGATGTTAGGTTGCCCGGTGAAGTACAGCCTCAGCTTGAAGTTGCTCCCATTACAAAATATGGGTCCGATCCTAATCCGATTCTCGGTAGGCAGATTGCTGTGAATAAGTCTTATATATGTTATGGGTTGAAACAGGGGAATATTAGGGTGCTTAACATTCACACTGCAGTTAGATCTTTGCTTAGAGGCCACACTCAG AGGGTCACAGACTTGGCGTTCTTTGCTGAAGATGTTCATTTGCTGGCTAG TGTTGGCACAGATGGATGTGTCTTTGTATGGAAAATTTCTGAAGGTCCAGATGATGAAGATAAGCCTCAAATTACTGCCAATATTGTTATTGCTATTCAAATAGTAGGAGAGGAGAAAGTTGAACATCCTCAAATTTGCTGGCACTGCCACAAACAA GAGATTTTGATAGTTGGTATGGGAAAACATGTTCTGAGAATTGACACCACCAAAATTGGAAATGGTGAAGCCTTTGTGGCAGAAGATCCTCCGAAATGTCCCCTTGACAAGCTCATTGATGGGGTTCAGCTTGTAGGAACACATGATGGGGAGGTCACTGATTTGTCAATGTGCCAATGGATGACAAGTCGACTGGTATCTGCATCACAGGACGGCACG ATAAAGATATGGGAAGATCGGAAGGCACAACCTCTTGCTATTTTGAGACCTCATGACGGGCATCCTGTTTTTTCCGCTACGTTTTTTACTGCTCCTCACCAGCCTAATCATATTGTCCTTATCACAGCG GGACCGCAAAATCGGGAAGTGAAACTCTGGGTATCATCAAATGAAGAAGGTTGGCTGCTCCCAAGCAATACTGAATCTTGGAAATGTACTCAGACTTTGGAGTTGAAGAGTTCAGCTGGGCCGTCTCTTAAGGATGCATTCTTTAATCAAGTTGCAGCATTGCCTTATGCAGGTCTGCTTTTACTTGCTAATGCACAGAGGAATGCTATATATGCTGTGCACTTAGGATATGGTCCTAATCCCGAATCAACTCACATGGATTATATAGCCGAGTTTACCGTCACCATGCCTATTCTGAGTTTTACTGGAACAAGTGATATTTTGCCTCATGGCGAACATATTGTTCAGGTTTATTGTGTTCAGACATTGGCTATTCAGCAGTATGCCTTGGATTTAGCACAATGCTTGCCTCCGCCATTGGAACATGCAGGACTAGATAGGTTAGATTCCAATGTTTCACGAGATGCAGTTATTGCTGAAGGGTTCGCCTCTTTAGACTCGTCTGCAGGTAGAACATCTGAGATGCCTTTACCTAGTTCTACTCCCAAAATAACTATGCAAGCAAGTAGCACTGAGAGTGGTCTTGTGGCAAGATACCCTTTAAGTTCGGGTCATATTGAGGCACCTATTTCTAGAGAAATCAGCAGTTCAAACAGTGAAGCTAAAACTGTTACATTGGTTCCTTCTAGTAGTGATGCTAATATTGTTTGTGTTCCTTCTCCACCTCTTCCTTTGAGCCCAAGGTTGTCCAGGAAGCTTTCTGATTTCAGGAATCCACAATCTAACTTGAGCGATCATGTTGGGGACCAAGCTCTTAATGATTATTCAGTTGAAAGACAAATGGATACCATTCACCGGAACTTGTCCGACCAATTGAATAGTGATTCAAagaatgatgaaaataaaatcaaacaaGATGACATTTCTAGTGTACTTAGCCCTTCTGTCGTGTTTAAGCAACCAACTCATCTGGTTACACCATCTGAGATAACAAAAGCCAGTTCCCCGTCTGAGACTAATATGATCGATAGAATGAGTGAACTAGAAACTAAGATCCAGGATGTGGGTAATGCAGAAGTAGAGGTGAAAGTGGTAGGTGAGGCAAGGCCTAATCAAAATGATGAATTTGGAAGGCAGGGGCCACAACAAAACCCAGTTTCTGATGGCAAAGAAAAATTCTTTTGCTCTCAGGCTTCTGATCTTGGCAATGAGGTGGCCCGAGAATTTTGTGCGATAGGTGGGGAAACTTACATTACAGAGGAACCCGGACAGGTTGATTCTACTGGAGGGGATTCACTGGCACAACCCTCTAATGCAGCCGAGGATGGACTTCAAGACTTGCCAAAAGATGTCCATGAAAAGGTTTCCGACTCATCTACATCAGCGGTAGTACCACCGTCACCTTCTTCTAATACAAAAGGAAAGAGACAAAAAGGTAAAAATCCTCAACCAACAGGTCCGTCTTCCCCATCTCCAAGTGTATGCAATTCAACTGATTCGTCCAATGAGCCAAATGGAATTTCAAATCTCCCATCTACTGAAAATGGTTTGCCTCAAATTATGGCAATGCAAGATTCACTCAATCAG TTATTGACAATGCAAAAGGAGATGCAGAAACAAATGACAATGACGGTTGCAGTTCCAGTTACCAAAGAGGGTAGAAGGCTTGAAGCCGCCCTAGGGAGAAGCATGGAAAAAGCTGTCAAGTCCAATGCTGATGCTTTGTGGGCTAGAATTCAAGAGGAGAATGCAAAAAATGAAAAGTTGTTACGAGACCGTATTCAACATGTTACAGGTTTGATTACTAACTTCACGAACAAGGATCTACCAGCAATATTGGAGAAAACTATAAAGAAGGAAATGGCTTCAGTTGGGCAAGCTGTAATTCGTTCAATGTCTCCTACTATTGAGAAAATAATATCCTCTACTATAGTGGAATCCTTCCAG AGAGGAGTGGGCGACAAGGCAGTGAATCAACTTGATAAATCAGTTAATTCAAAACTCGAAGCTACCGTAGCTAGGCATATCCAAGCACAGTTTCAGACAACTGCCAAACAGGCGCTTCAG GATGCACTCAAATCCAGTTTTGAAACATCAGTGGTTCCTGCATTTGAGATCTCCTGCAAAACCATGTTTGAGCAAGTGGATGCTACATTCCAGAAAGGCATGGCTGAACATTCAAATGCAGTGCAACAACGCCTTGAATCTGGGCCTACTTCATTGGCAATGACTCTAAGG GATTCCATTAATTCAGCTTCATCAGTTACTCAAACCTTGAGTAGAGAAGTGCTCGAGGGCCAGAGAAAGCTAATGTCACTTGCAACCTCAAGAACAAGCTCAGGCACATTGAGTACTCTGCCCATCCAGCTGAACAATGGTCCATTACTTCATGAAAAG GTTGAGGCGCCTCTAGATCCCACAAAGGAGCTATCAAGATTGATTTCTGAACGGAAATATGAGGAGGCATTTATTGCAGCATTGCATAGAAGTGATGTATCTATTGTATCATGGTTATGCTCTCAG GTTGATTTACATAGACTTTTGTCAATGGTTCCTCTTCCCTTAAGCCAAGGTGTAGTGCTTTCTCTTTTGCAGCAGTTGGCGTGTGATATTAACAACGACATGTCCCGAAAGATCGCATGGATGACAGATGTGGCTACTGCCATTAATCCCTCAGATCCGATGATAACAATGCATGTCCGGCCCATATTCGAACAAGTCTATCAAATACTGAATCATCAACGTAGCTTGCCTACAATCACCGGTGCTGATCTTTCAAGTACCCGCCTTTTATTGCATGTCATCAACTCCATGCTTACGACATGTAAATGA